In Populus nigra chromosome 1, ddPopNigr1.1, whole genome shotgun sequence, one genomic interval encodes:
- the LOC133696586 gene encoding F-box protein PP2-B10-like, with amino-acid sequence MDMSTVLPEECLAHIISFTSPRDACRSALVSRNFQSAADSDAVWKGFLPSDHVEIISSSPASSSSQLTALSKKELYFHLCNSPILVNNGIMSFALEKHGGKKCYMIGARGLSIIWGDTPSYWTWKPLPDESRFSEVAELRYVWWLDVKGRIDAKILSPKTTYAAYLVFKLTDSTNGFDKRLVELSVNFEESVGEEKLHVFLDAPPDYNMSPLPRERSDGWMEIEMGEFFYDKEHDGSVVAYLREVDNYTTKEGLIIEGIEFRPKEGR; translated from the exons atggaTATGTCCACAGTTCTGCCAGAGGAGTGCCTAGCCCACATCATTTCCTTCACATCGCCACGGGATGCTTGCCGATCTGCTCTGGTCTCTCGTAACTTCCAGTCAGCCGCAGATTCTGATGCCGTTTGGAAAGGATTTCTGCCCTCCGATCATGTTGAAATCATATCCTCCTCGCCAGCCTCATCATCCTCACAGCTAACCGCTTTATCCAAGAAGGAACTTTACTTCCATCTTTGTAACAGCCCTATCCTCGTCAACAATGGTATCATG AGCTTTGCACTAGAGAAGCATGGTGGGAAAAAATGCTACATGATTGGAGCAAGAGGACTTTCAATTATCTGGGGAGATACACCTAGCTATTGGACATGGAAACCCTTACCAGATGAGTCTAG GTTCTCTGAGGTGGCTGAGCTTAGGTACGTGTGGTGGCTTGATGTCAAGGGGAGGATAGATGCTAAAATCTTGTCTCCCAAAACAACCTATGCAGCTTACCTTGTGTTTAAGCTGACTGATTCCACAAATGGTTTTGATAAGAGACTTGTTGAACTGAGTGTCAACTTTGAAGAAAGTGTGGGCGAGGAAAAGCTCCATGTGTTCCTCGATGCCCCTCCAGACTATAATATGTCTCCACTGCCTCGGGAGAGAAGCGATGGGTGGATGGAGATTGAGATGGGTGAGTTTTTCTATGACAAAGAACATGATGGCAGCGTGGTGGCGTATCTAAGGGAGGTTGATAATTACACTACCAAGGAAGGTCTCATTATTGAAGGAATTGAGTTTAGGCCTAAAGAGGGTAGATGA